In the Ilumatobacteraceae bacterium genome, one interval contains:
- a CDS encoding DUF6036 family nucleotidyltransferase — MTEPADEYGELDETKIFQALDDHGVEYVVVGGSAAILWGAQRATRDVDCVAHQTVENHRRVCDALRQMGNPRLRIEGVDDAAAVELSQQLLHPDFFARTAASTWRTDSGSVDFLSGIPDAAGESVSYDTLRARATFAPTGELRIPVASLDDIIESKISADRAKDREALPELNELRRGLHRPDS, encoded by the coding sequence GTGACCGAACCGGCCGACGAGTACGGCGAGCTCGACGAGACGAAGATCTTCCAGGCGCTCGACGATCACGGCGTCGAGTACGTCGTCGTCGGCGGCAGCGCGGCGATTCTGTGGGGTGCCCAACGTGCGACCCGAGATGTTGATTGCGTGGCCCACCAGACAGTCGAGAATCACCGACGGGTCTGCGACGCACTCAGACAGATGGGCAACCCGCGCCTGCGAATCGAAGGTGTCGACGACGCGGCAGCAGTCGAACTGTCCCAGCAACTGTTGCATCCGGACTTCTTCGCTCGGACCGCTGCCTCGACCTGGCGAACTGACAGCGGCAGCGTCGACTTCCTGAGCGGCATCCCCGATGCGGCCGGCGAATCAGTCTCATACGACACGCTTCGAGCGCGTGCCACGTTCGCCCCGACGGGCGAGTTGCGCATTCCCGTCGCCTCGCTCGACGACATCATCGAATCGAAGATCAGCGCCGACAGAGCGAAGGACCGCGAGGCTCTCCCCGAACTCAACGAACTCCGCCGAGGGCTTCATCGACCCGACAGCTGA